A window of Equus caballus isolate H_3958 breed thoroughbred chromosome 10, TB-T2T, whole genome shotgun sequence contains these coding sequences:
- the TCF21 gene encoding transcription factor 21 has protein sequence MSTGSLSDVEDLQEVEMLDCDGLKMDSNKEFVTSNESTEESSNCETGSPQKGRGGLGKRRKAPTKKSPLSGVSQEGKQVQRNAANARERARMRVLSKAFSRLKTTLPWVPPDTKLSKLDTLRLASSYIAHLRQILANDKYENGYIHPVNLTWPFMVAGKPENDLKEVVTASRLCGTTAS, from the exons ATGTCCACCGGCTCCCTCAGCGACGTGGAGGACCTTCAAGAGGTGGAGATGCTGGACTGCGACGGGCTGAAAATGGACTCGAACAAGGAGTTTGTGACCTCCAACGAGAGCACCGAGGAGAGCTCCAACTGCGAGACCGGGTCTCCGCAGAAGGGCCGCGGCGGCCTGGGCAAGAGGAGGAAGGCGCCCACCAAGAAGAGCCCCTTGAGCGGGGTCAGCCAGGAGGGCAAGCAGGTCCAGCGCAACGCGGCCAACGCTCGCGAGCGGGCGCGGATGCGGGTGCTGAGCAAGGCCTTCTCCAGGCTCAAGACCACCCTGCCCTGGGTGCCCCCGGACACCAAGCTCTCCAAGCTGGACACGCTCAGGCTGGCGTCTAGCTACATCGCCCACTTGAGGCAGATCCTGGCTAACGACAAGTATGAGAACGGGTACATTCACCCGGTCAACCTG ACGTGGCCCTTTATGGTGGCCGGGAAACCCGAGAACGACCTGAAAGAAGTGGTGACCGCGAGCCGCTTATGCGGAACCACGGCGTCCTGA